Proteins from a genomic interval of Pristis pectinata isolate sPriPec2 chromosome 21, sPriPec2.1.pri, whole genome shotgun sequence:
- the zgc:174895 gene encoding adenine phosphoribosyltransferase: MDVLTIPPERAKGWYLAFMAPNVKGPPYAWLDPSRLYCNQQAFKDCVEDLIHPFQNDTIDIVAGIDAMGFVLGAAIAHHLGKGFLTIRKEGHLCVETKSAAYSDYTGRQKVMEMRSDVVRAGLRILLVDQWVETGGTMETAINLIEQEGGTIAGIAAICIEDTEGGRKIKEKYKCSSCVPELLQPQFNNKYLESFKAFEAKYNKPK, encoded by the exons ATGGATGTATTAACTATCCCACCGGAGCGTGCCAAAGGATGGTACCTAGCTTTCATGGCACCCAATGTTAAGGGCCCACCATATGCCTGGCTTGATCCTTCCAGACTCTATTGTAACCAACAG GCCTTTAAGGACTGCGTTGAAGACTTGATCCACCCATTTCAAAATGACACCATAGACATCGTAGCCGGAATAGATGCCATGGGTTTTGTCCTAG GAGCAGCTATAGCCCACCACCTTGGAAAAGGGTTTTTAACAATCCGGAAAGAAGGTCACCTCTGTGTAGAAACCAAGAGTGCGGCCTATTCCGACTACACGGGTCGACAGAAAGTGATGGAGATGCGCAGTGACGTGGTTAGAGCAG GTTTGCGAATCCTGTTGGTGGACCAGTGGGTTGAGACTGGAGGAACGATGGAGACTGCAATAAACCTCATTGAACAGGAAGGTGGAACTATAGCAG GTATCGCTGCGATTTGCATTGAGGACACTGAGGGAggaaggaaaattaaagaaaaatacaaatgttCATCTTGTGTCCCTGAGCTTCTGCAGCCACAATTCAACAATAAATACCTAGAGAGCTTTAAAGCCTTTGAGGCTAAATATAATAAACCTAAGTGA
- the proca1 gene encoding uncharacterized protein proca1, translating into MWPLLLALLWPSAHRFAGCHRGVWEGTGQREVYYLMDGPYCAKWSAAPSAAKQLRFTQISDGAEMVKSMLQSDGQVLECSATGDRVAVRSFMNDCTRRAADSPLTGRIFLNQQWATDRAECQRFLRQRGAATLALSQGDVAPRRVPREARSDGEAVLHRRKRGFTYPGTLWCGSGNNAESYDHLGEFSETDKCCREHDHCAHVIYPLAYSYGHRNFRLHTMSHCDCDAELKQCLRRVNDTTSRIVGQAFFNVLEVPCFDLAYKEQCVERYWYGWCKRYDRVLVAVPRESVLFDYGGDLIDNSMIESKTDASSPTTFSWISSTPSFTAIPGTPKPEATSQQSTLGQVLNAAEDLLKVMATVTQSSAHGNTPGTASSSVNEKVGISLNKAKEEKKKRRKGKKRRKEKGKKKNRKDKSGSKGSKATNVLQVLETKIHNKKDYFTEIEKTGNSNELGQHFFGNSLDSMINRDKFNDVMNDESQRVDSYTQLHKTSTETAAKPNQRFQHYRIEGFTPLLVTQDPAAEFYRENSTAKLWHKPVDGHQSHREGTFTLAPTKQSPNSHSFKKEPSVLTVITPGQYKEETSTPSIIHTMPKEVAINSQLKANHLVPPLGSIIKKQRRKRKGRRRQNLRSQQKSKMTIPTAPGKIIHGELDK; encoded by the exons ATGTGGCCGCTACTCCTGGCGCTGCTCTGGCCCTCGGCTCATCGCTTTGCCGGCTGCCATCGGGGCGTTTGGGAGGGGACAGGGCAGCGGGAGGTTTACTACCTGATGGACGGCCCCTACTGCGCGAAGTGGTCTGCAGCCCCCAGCGCTGCAAAGCAGCTGAGGTTTACCCAGATCAGCGACGGCGCCGAGATGGTTAAATCCATGTTGCAGAGCGATGGCCAGGTCCTGGAGTGCTCTGCCACCGGAGATCGGGTTGCAGTCCGGTCCTTTATGAACGACTGCACTCGGCGGGCGGCCGACTCCCCGTTAACTGGGAGGATTTTCCTGAACCAGCAATGGGCGACCGATAGAGCCGAGTGCCAGCGGTTCCTGCGCCAGAGAGGAGCGGCGACCCTGGCTCTTTCCCAAGGAGACGTGGCTCCACGCCGGGTGCCTCGGGAGGCTCGATCCGATGGGGAAGCCGTTCTCCACAGGAGGAAAAGAGGTTTCACTTACCCCGGGACCCTGTGGTGTGGGTCAGGCAATAACGCCGAGAGCTACGACCATTTGG gcGAGTTTTCCGAGACGGACAAATGCTGCCGGGAGCACGACCATTGTGCTCATGTGATCTACCCTCTCGCTTATTCCTACGGTCACAGGAACTTCAGGCTGCATACCATGAGCCATTGTGACTGCGACGCCGA GTTAAAGCAGTGCTTGCGAAGAGTCAATGACACAACTTCCCGGATTGTAGGTCAGGCCTTCTTCAATGTGTTAGAAGTACCTTGCTTTGACTTGGCCTACAAGGAGCAGTGTGTGGAACGGTATTGGTATGGCTG GTGCAAGAGGTACGATCGCGTTCTTGTTGCTGTACCTAGAGAGTCTGTGCTCTTTGATTATGGAGGAGATTTGATCGATAATTCAATGATTGAGTCTAAGACCGATGCCAGTTCCCCAACAACCTTCTCTTGGATAAGCAGCACTCCATCATTTACAGCCATTCCTGGTACCCCAAAACCAGAAGCTACaagtcaacaatcaactcttGGCCAAGTACTTAATGCAGCTGAAGACCTCCTTAAAGTCATGGCAACTGTCACACAGAGCTCTGCCCATGGTAATACGCCTGGGACTGCAAGCAGCTCTGTAAATGAGAAGGTTGGCATTTCATTGAACAAAGCCaaggaggagaaaaagaaaagaaggaaaggcaaaaagagaagaaaggagaaaggaaagaagaaaaatcGTAAAGACAAATCTGGTTCCAAGGGCAGCAAAGCAACTAATGTATTGCAAGTTCTGGAAACGAAAATTCATAACAAGAAGGACTATTTCACTGAGATTGAGAAGACAGGAAACAGTAATGAACTTGGCCAACATTTCTTTGGTAATTCTTTGGATTCAATGATAAACAGAGATAAATTTAATGATGTGATGAATGATGAATCCCAAAGGGTGGATAGTTACACTCAGCTGCATAAGACATCCACTGAGACAGCGGCCAAACCCAATCAGAGATTTCAGCATTACAGAATTGAAGGCTTTACGCCCCTCTTGGTTACACAGGACCCTGCAGCTGAATTCTATAGAGAAAATTCGACTGCCAAATTATGGCACAAGCCAGTTGATGGGCATCAATCTCACAGAGAAGGAACTTTCACCTTGGCACCGACTAAACAAAGTCCTAATTCCCACTCCTTCAAAAAAGAACCTTCTGTTTTAACAGTGATTACACCTGGACAATATAAAGAGGAGACATCTACTCCATCAATTATCCACACAATGCCTAAAGAAGTGGCAATAAATTCTCAGCTGAAAGCAAACCACTTGGTTCCCCCGTTAGGTAGCATAATCAAGAAACAACGGCGTAAAAGGAAGGGCAGGAGAAGGCAAAATCTAAGATCTCAACAAAAAAGTAAGATGACTATACCAACAGCTCCTGGCAAGATTATTCATGGAGAACTTGATAAGTAG